A genome region from Coleofasciculaceae cyanobacterium includes the following:
- the cysK gene encoding cysteine synthase A, with the protein MKIAKNVTELVGRTPLVQLNRIPQAEGCMAKIIVKLEGMNPAASVKDRIGVNMINAAEAEGTITPGKTILVEPTSGNTGIALAMAAAAKGYKLILTMPETMNKERRLMLKAYGAQLELTPGSEGMAGCIRKAQEISENVPDAYMLQQFNNPANPEIHKSTTAEEVWADTDGKVDIIVAGVGTGGTITGLAEVLKRYKPELKAIAVEPIGSPILSGGQPGSHKILGIGAGFVPEVLKIDLIDEVITVTDDEAIDFGRRLAREEGLLSGISTGAALAAAVKVAQKPENKDKLIVMIQPSFGERYLSTPLFADLEQPVFN; encoded by the coding sequence ATGAAAATTGCGAAAAACGTTACCGAACTGGTAGGCAGAACTCCTTTAGTACAGCTCAATCGTATTCCCCAAGCAGAAGGATGTATGGCAAAAATAATAGTAAAATTAGAAGGAATGAATCCTGCTGCCTCTGTTAAAGACCGCATTGGGGTAAATATGATTAACGCAGCCGAAGCCGAAGGGACAATTACCCCTGGTAAAACAATTTTAGTTGAACCAACATCAGGTAATACAGGAATTGCGCTGGCAATGGCAGCAGCAGCCAAAGGTTACAAGCTGATTTTAACTATGCCCGAAACCATGAATAAAGAACGACGGCTGATGTTAAAAGCTTATGGCGCACAGTTAGAACTGACTCCTGGCAGCGAGGGAATGGCAGGATGTATCAGGAAGGCACAGGAAATTAGCGAAAATGTACCCGATGCCTATATGTTACAGCAGTTTAATAACCCTGCTAATCCAGAAATTCATAAAAGCACTACCGCTGAAGAAGTTTGGGCAGATACTGATGGCAAGGTAGACATAATTGTGGCGGGAGTTGGTACAGGAGGCACAATTACAGGTTTAGCAGAAGTCCTCAAAAGATACAAGCCAGAATTAAAAGCGATCGCGGTTGAACCAATCGGCAGCCCGATCTTGTCAGGAGGACAACCAGGTTCTCATAAAATTCTGGGAATTGGTGCAGGCTTTGTCCCAGAAGTATTAAAAATAGATCTAATTGATGAAGTGATTACTGTTACCGATGATGAGGCGATCGATTTTGGTCGTCGCTTAGCCCGAGAAGAAGGCTTGTTATCAGGTATTTCGACTGGTGCAGCTCTTGCAGCAGCAGTCAAGGTGGCACAAAAACCAGAGAATAAAGATAAGCTAATTGTGATGATTCAGCCCAGCTTTGGTGAACGTTATCTTAGTACACCATTGTTTGCCGATCTCGAACAGCCTGTCTTTAATTAA
- a CDS encoding J domain-containing protein: MNHYQVLQVNLKATQQEIKQSYRRLAKQFHPDSQNEVQNSDKIIAINAAYEVLGNSNSRRLYDRQQQLGQASDSDFLIRRQARNAAAHRQYQQQRAYTTPEVSYQQWLQEVYFPIHRLTNEILDPLEIEIDRLSADPFDDSLMENFEAYLDSCEDYWQQAQQKLTSQPNPAQLAGVAANLYYCLNHIGDGIKELKWFTLNYNDRYLHTGQEIFRIAEQLHDQAQERAMSFL, translated from the coding sequence GTGAATCATTATCAAGTTCTTCAAGTTAATCTAAAAGCCACTCAACAAGAGATTAAACAGTCATACCGACGTTTGGCAAAGCAATTTCATCCAGACAGCCAAAACGAAGTTCAAAACTCTGACAAGATTATTGCCATAAATGCTGCTTATGAAGTTTTGGGCAACAGCAACAGCAGACGCTTATATGACCGACAACAACAGCTTGGTCAAGCCAGTGATAGTGATTTCTTGATCAGACGACAGGCAAGAAATGCTGCTGCTCATAGACAATATCAACAGCAACGCGCTTATACTACACCAGAAGTAAGTTATCAACAGTGGTTACAAGAGGTTTATTTTCCGATTCATCGTCTAACAAACGAAATTCTCGATCCCTTAGAAATAGAGATAGACCGTTTGTCTGCCGATCCATTTGATGATAGTTTAATGGAAAATTTTGAAGCGTATTTAGATAGCTGCGAAGATTATTGGCAACAGGCGCAACAGAAGCTAACATCTCAACCAAATCCTGCTCAATTAGCAGGAGTTGCAGCTAATTTGTACTATTGTCTCAATCATATCGGTGATGGTATCAAGGAATTAAAGTGGTTTACCTTAAACTACAACGATCGCTATCTCCATACGGGACAAGAGATATTTAGAATTGCCGAACAGCTACACGATCAAGCTCAAGAAAGAGCAATGTCTTTTTTATAA
- a CDS encoding 6-carboxytetrahydropterin synthase: protein MECTIHRRAQFSASHRYWLPELDDAENKRLFGACSRFPGHGHNYLLYVSLAGDLDQYGMVENLSVVKQVIKREVTSQLNYSYLNDTWSEFQSTLPTTENISRVIWQRLAPHLPLVNVRLFEHPELWTDYKGNNMEANLTVKTHFSAAHRLAISSLSFEENQEIYGKCARPNGHGHNYHLEVTVAGEIDSRTGMLVDLGALQNAIDEYVVEPFDHTFLNKDIPYFAEVVPTAENIAVRIADLLRSPIQELGVELDKVKLIESPNNSCEINCRSAKTTTKAGNHQPAMVSS from the coding sequence ATGGAATGTACTATTCATCGTCGCGCCCAGTTTTCTGCGAGTCATCGCTACTGGTTGCCAGAATTAGACGACGCAGAAAACAAACGCCTTTTTGGTGCTTGTAGTCGTTTTCCAGGACACGGACATAATTATTTGCTGTATGTATCCTTGGCTGGTGATTTGGATCAATATGGCATGGTAGAAAATCTATCTGTAGTCAAACAAGTAATTAAACGAGAAGTTACCAGCCAGCTAAACTATTCTTATCTCAACGATACTTGGTCAGAATTTCAGTCAACTTTACCCACCACTGAAAATATTTCTAGAGTAATTTGGCAAAGACTTGCGCCTCATCTACCTTTAGTTAACGTTAGATTATTTGAACATCCCGAACTTTGGACGGATTATAAAGGAAATAATATGGAAGCTAATTTAACAGTCAAAACTCATTTTAGTGCAGCACATCGTTTAGCGATTTCTAGCCTCAGCTTTGAAGAAAACCAAGAGATTTATGGCAAGTGCGCTCGTCCTAATGGTCATGGACACAATTATCATTTAGAAGTTACCGTAGCCGGAGAGATAGATTCTCGCACAGGAATGCTGGTTGATTTGGGCGCACTGCAAAATGCGATCGATGAATACGTTGTTGAACCTTTCGACCATACCTTTTTAAATAAAGATATTCCTTATTTTGCTGAGGTTGTACCTACAGCGGAGAATATTGCGGTTCGGATTGCCGATTTATTGCGATCGCCCATCCAAGAATTAGGTGTAGAGCTTGATAAAGTTAAGCTAATCGAAAGCCCTAATAACTCCTGTGAAATTAATTGCCGTTCTGCTAAAACAACTACCAAAGCAGGAAATCATCAGCCTGCCATGGTTTCCTCATAA
- a CDS encoding CAAD domain-containing protein, with product MESNTPEVIETQETTSFDSESAGAIASTPPKSPPTDSAVQEYLNTGSRFLSQIFDYLKEFVDNNQKSLVNLLLIFLGIIAVKVTLAIISAINDIPLLAPTFELVGLGYTGWFVYRYLLTKSSRQELVQEFESLKTQVVGQDSSKL from the coding sequence ATGGAATCTAATACTCCAGAAGTCATTGAAACCCAAGAAACCACAAGTTTTGATAGTGAATCCGCAGGGGCGATCGCCTCTACTCCACCCAAATCACCACCGACAGACAGCGCGGTTCAAGAATATTTGAATACGGGTTCAAGATTTTTAAGTCAAATTTTTGACTATCTCAAAGAGTTTGTCGACAATAATCAAAAATCGCTAGTCAACTTACTGCTAATTTTTCTAGGGATTATTGCAGTTAAGGTAACTTTAGCTATTATCTCAGCGATCAATGATATTCCGCTACTGGCGCCTACTTTTGAGTTAGTAGGTTTGGGCTATACTGGCTGGTTTGTTTATCGCTATTTGTTAACTAAATCTTCTCGTCAAGAATTAGTTCAAGAGTTTGAATCTCTTAAAACTCAGGTTGTGGGTCAAGATTCATCAAAGCTTTAA
- the dapB gene encoding 4-hydroxy-tetrahydrodipicolinate reductase has protein sequence MTNKSPIPVVVNGALGQMGREVIKAVSQAEDMMLVGAVDLNPEYMGQDIGEIIGIGALEVPVLNDLQSVLVLATQEKVQGVMVDFTHPDSVYENTRSAIAYGVRPVVGTTGLTDEQLRDLSDFAEKASTGTLIIPNFSIGMVLLQQAAIAATKYFDHVEIIELHHDRKADAPSGTAIKTAQMLAEMGKSFNRAKVVAKETITGARGGMANSNIPIHSIRLPGLIAHQEVLFGASGQLYTLRHDTSDRSCYMPGVLLSIRKVTELTSLVYGLEKIV, from the coding sequence ATGACAAATAAATCGCCGATTCCAGTGGTAGTTAATGGTGCTTTGGGTCAAATGGGTAGGGAGGTAATCAAAGCCGTATCTCAAGCAGAAGACATGATGTTAGTTGGCGCGGTAGATCTTAATCCTGAATATATGGGTCAAGATATTGGCGAAATTATTGGTATTGGTGCGCTAGAAGTTCCTGTGCTGAATGATTTACAGAGTGTTTTGGTGTTGGCAACTCAAGAAAAGGTGCAGGGCGTGATGGTAGATTTTACTCATCCTGACAGCGTGTATGAAAACACTCGTAGCGCGATCGCCTATGGAGTTCGTCCAGTAGTGGGTACGACAGGGTTAACCGATGAGCAGCTTCGAGATTTGAGTGATTTTGCTGAAAAAGCTAGTACAGGGACTCTAATTATTCCTAACTTTTCAATTGGCATGGTATTACTCCAGCAGGCAGCGATCGCCGCTACTAAATATTTTGACCACGTAGAAATTATCGAGCTACATCACGATCGCAAAGCTGATGCTCCTAGTGGCACAGCGATAAAAACGGCTCAAATGTTGGCAGAAATGGGTAAATCGTTCAATCGGGCCAAAGTTGTCGCCAAAGAGACTATAACTGGAGCGAGAGGCGGTATGGCAAACAGTAATATTCCCATTCACAGCATTCGCTTACCAGGTTTGATTGCCCATCAAGAGGTGTTATTTGGCGCATCTGGTCAACTCTATACCCTGCGTCATGACACAAGCGATCGCTCTTGCTATATGCCTGGCGTACTGCTTTCAATTCGTAAAGTGACCGAACTAACTTCCTTGGTTTATGGTTTAGAAAAAATAGTTTAG
- a CDS encoding phosphate ABC transporter permease: MLKPLTREKMEQLIPLIATGKQYNYYWGKWSDVLNRLLISVVGVVVVVILDVLLGDQGEALILLVGGIASLYWLWCPVYQASRRNAANRRFKYAGFWRGRVLEVFLTEELIGEEETVNQRGELVIVENRERWINLILGDETGFELQVQAPLQRIYKGIKPGQTAELLVLSNNLDLSQINKISDAYIPQQNIWVGQYPYIQRDVFIEVSRQLGGITPQRVSRNRNRNIKRRDR, encoded by the coding sequence ATGCTTAAGCCTTTAACCAGGGAAAAAATGGAGCAGTTAATTCCTTTAATTGCTACAGGAAAACAATATAACTACTATTGGGGTAAGTGGTCTGATGTCTTAAATCGACTCTTAATTTCCGTAGTCGGAGTAGTTGTAGTTGTAATTTTGGATGTATTGCTTGGCGATCAAGGAGAAGCTTTAATTCTGCTTGTGGGTGGAATTGCCTCTCTCTACTGGTTGTGGTGTCCCGTTTATCAGGCAAGTCGGCGCAATGCTGCTAATCGTCGTTTCAAGTATGCAGGCTTTTGGCGGGGCAGAGTGCTAGAGGTGTTTCTCACCGAAGAATTAATCGGTGAGGAGGAAACAGTTAATCAACGTGGGGAACTTGTTATTGTTGAAAATCGCGAACGCTGGATTAATCTGATACTGGGGGATGAAACTGGTTTTGAGCTGCAAGTCCAAGCCCCTTTACAACGAATTTATAAAGGAATTAAGCCGGGACAGACTGCGGAATTGTTAGTGTTATCAAATAACTTAGATCTGAGTCAGATTAATAAGATTTCTGATGCCTACATTCCTCAACAAAATATCTGGGTAGGACAATATCCCTATATTCAAAGAGATGTCTTTATTGAGGTAAGTCGCCAACTAGGAGGAATAACTCCTCAAAGAGTAAGTCGCAATCGTAACCGCAATATAAAACGTCGCGATCGCTAA
- a CDS encoding precorrin-8X methylmutase: MNLNFTEASSLAIIDRQIQEIKANISPAQYEIIRQVIYHTADLEYESLLKFSDGALAKGAAALTAVTPIIVDVPEIQVSIVPKLQQTFGNPVYCCATTSTEVINKATRASSGLEILGAKHPTSIFIIGQDEAAMSTMVDLLQNKIIEPSLAIATPPIFIESTVKQRLLNSNIPHVCVNSSKGGSNVAAAIFNGLIRLTWQAYRQDGL, translated from the coding sequence ATGAATTTAAATTTTACAGAGGCTTCTTCTTTGGCAATAATTGATCGTCAAATTCAGGAGATCAAAGCAAATATTTCTCCTGCCCAATACGAAATAATTCGTCAGGTTATCTACCATACAGCAGATTTAGAGTATGAATCTCTGCTTAAATTTTCCGATGGTGCGTTGGCAAAAGGTGCAGCAGCGCTAACAGCAGTTACACCCATCATAGTAGATGTACCCGAGATTCAAGTCAGCATTGTTCCTAAACTACAGCAGACTTTTGGCAATCCTGTTTATTGTTGCGCTACTACTAGCACCGAAGTTATCAACAAAGCAACTAGAGCATCTAGCGGACTAGAGATCTTAGGTGCTAAACATCCAACTAGCATTTTTATTATTGGTCAAGATGAAGCTGCCATGTCTACGATGGTAGACTTACTCCAAAATAAAATTATTGAACCGAGTTTAGCGATCGCCACTCCCCCAATATTTATCGAATCAACCGTCAAACAAAGACTGCTAAACTCTAATATTCCTCATGTTTGTGTCAATAGCTCAAAAGGTGGTTCTAACGTAGCTGCGGCAATTTTTAATGGTTTGATTAGGTTAACCTGGCAAGCATATCGCCAAGATGGATTATAG
- a CDS encoding MFS transporter — MEKSLASNLIKLYILRGLAFAWFPIPTIVLFYESYGLDIEQIVLLKTILSLSVLVLEVPSGYLADLWGRKACLVIGSGVWIVSWLIYCVGTSFNQFALAEVLAGVAASLISGANTAIGYDTLLQLGREKYYQVWEGRLVAIAGISEAVCGIIGAAIASINLVYPFYLQTVCLVIYFCLALTLVEPKDHQAIAQTQKLKQLQTIIINVFNRPKLRWLILLSGTFSSASFLIVWLSQDYLKQLNIPIQAFGWAWAIFHLGMSVASVNAHRVERIFGIKKATFLLILILGISYICLGSINQVWGMVFIMSLYLVRGLSSPLILNAINQQISSSVRATILSINSLIFGLGFAVVAPMIGAIASGYDLFTGLIVAGCLFLISGWFCWWQLVRAKAFQN, encoded by the coding sequence TTGGAAAAATCCCTCGCCTCAAATCTAATCAAGCTATACATTCTCCGAGGATTAGCTTTTGCTTGGTTTCCGATTCCGACTATTGTTTTATTTTATGAAAGTTACGGGCTTGATATAGAGCAAATTGTCCTACTTAAAACTATTTTATCTCTGTCAGTTTTGGTGCTAGAAGTGCCGTCAGGATACCTCGCCGATCTGTGGGGGAGAAAAGCCTGTCTAGTTATTGGTAGTGGGGTTTGGATTGTTAGCTGGTTAATTTATTGTGTCGGTACTTCTTTTAATCAATTTGCGCTCGCCGAAGTCTTAGCGGGAGTGGCAGCAAGTTTGATTTCTGGAGCAAATACGGCGATCGGTTACGATACTTTATTACAGTTAGGCAGAGAAAAATATTATCAGGTTTGGGAAGGAAGATTAGTCGCGATCGCTGGAATTAGTGAGGCGGTTTGTGGCATCATCGGTGCGGCGATCGCTTCAATTAATTTAGTCTATCCTTTTTATTTACAAACGGTTTGTTTAGTCATTTATTTTTGTTTGGCATTAACCTTAGTTGAGCCAAAAGATCATCAAGCCATTGCCCAAACTCAGAAGCTAAAACAGCTACAAACCATAATTATTAATGTTTTTAATCGTCCGAAACTCAGATGGTTGATATTATTAAGCGGTACTTTTTCTAGTGCTAGCTTTCTAATTGTCTGGTTATCACAAGATTACTTAAAGCAATTAAATATTCCGATTCAGGCTTTTGGTTGGGCTTGGGCAATCTTTCATCTAGGTATGAGCGTGGCTTCGGTAAATGCACATCGCGTAGAGCGTATTTTTGGTATTAAAAAAGCTACTTTTCTATTGATACTAATCTTAGGAATTTCTTATATTTGCCTGGGCAGTATCAACCAGGTTTGGGGCATGGTTTTTATTATGAGTCTTTATCTAGTGCGGGGTTTATCTTCACCCTTGATTCTCAACGCAATCAATCAACAAATATCTTCATCGGTTAGAGCTACTATTCTTTCCATCAATAGTTTAATATTTGGCCTTGGTTTTGCTGTGGTTGCACCGATGATTGGTGCGATTGCCTCTGGCTACGATCTATTTACAGGATTAATTGTAGCTGGTTGTTTATTTTTAATCTCTGGCTGGTTTTGCTGGTGGCAATTAGTTAGAGCAAAAGCATTTCAAAATTGA
- a CDS encoding urease accessory protein UreD, giving the protein MESIKYQHNLELSLRCDRFQTVCQHQYTTYPLRLSSIFRLEGANSNRAYHYLINISPGLLAGDRLDLSLQLGSNTSLYLTDQAATKVHPMPEINSKARVNYQITVDAGASLELVPEPIILYTDAVLEQETVIRLHPTARLFLSEIILTGRLAKGEYYNFNYYFNRLRVTDLQEKLLFTDVMRLAGKQNKFKDNQIFASLPIMGNAIAILPNIDLQLLTTHLKDLKLINQQNIAVATTILPTNNGILIRALSNKTRELKKYFTYALNCIRTITNQSPLPYIAK; this is encoded by the coding sequence ATGGAGAGTATTAAATATCAACATAATCTTGAGTTGTCGCTGCGGTGCGATCGCTTTCAAACAGTTTGTCAGCATCAATACACTACCTATCCCTTGCGCTTGTCTTCAATCTTTCGCTTAGAAGGAGCGAACTCTAATCGAGCCTATCATTACTTAATTAATATTTCCCCTGGGTTACTTGCTGGGGATCGATTAGATTTATCTTTGCAGCTTGGATCTAACACTAGTTTGTATCTTACGGATCAGGCGGCAACTAAAGTACATCCTATGCCAGAAATTAATAGCAAAGCAAGGGTTAATTATCAAATTACTGTTGATGCTGGTGCCAGTTTAGAATTAGTCCCCGAGCCAATTATCCTCTATACGGATGCAGTTTTAGAGCAGGAAACAGTAATTAGGCTTCACCCGACAGCAAGGCTTTTCTTAAGTGAAATTATCTTGACTGGTAGATTGGCTAAGGGAGAATATTATAATTTTAACTATTACTTTAATCGCTTGAGAGTTACAGATTTACAAGAAAAATTATTGTTTACCGATGTGATGCGTTTAGCAGGTAAGCAAAATAAATTTAAAGATAATCAAATTTTTGCCTCCTTACCTATTATGGGAAATGCGATCGCCATATTACCAAATATTGATTTACAGTTATTAACGACACATCTAAAAGATCTAAAATTAATTAACCAGCAAAATATCGCAGTAGCGACAACGATTTTACCCACAAACAACGGTATTTTGATTCGCGCTTTAAGCAATAAAACTAGAGAATTAAAAAAATATTTTACCTATGCGCTTAATTGTATCCGAACCATAACTAATCAATCGCCTCTGCCTTACATTGCTAAATAA
- the ureG gene encoding urease accessory protein UreG yields MKNVARLGIGGPVGSGKTALLECLIPMLTQQGIEVAVITNDLLTTEDADRLKSKGFLSPERIIGVETGSCPHTAIREDPTMNLLAVKDLELLYPQLDLIFIESGGDNLASTFSYDLVDSYIFVIDVGAGDDIPRKNGPGFVQADLVVINKIDLAPYVGANLDLIRQQAPQHRKEKPIAYTNCKTKEGLEQVKSFILETVLFYVEANRCLPSS; encoded by the coding sequence ATGAAAAATGTCGCCAGATTAGGAATAGGAGGCCCTGTAGGTAGCGGGAAAACTGCGCTACTAGAGTGCTTAATCCCGATGCTAACTCAGCAGGGTATTGAAGTTGCAGTAATTACTAACGATTTATTAACTACTGAAGATGCAGATCGTTTGAAAAGCAAAGGATTTCTCTCGCCCGAGAGAATTATTGGAGTAGAAACTGGTAGCTGTCCTCATACGGCTATTCGAGAAGATCCGACGATGAATTTGTTAGCGGTAAAAGATTTAGAGTTACTTTATCCTCAGCTGGACTTAATTTTTATCGAAAGTGGCGGAGATAATTTGGCTTCTACCTTTAGCTATGATTTGGTTGATTCCTATATCTTTGTTATTGATGTAGGTGCGGGAGATGATATTCCGCGCAAAAACGGCCCAGGTTTTGTTCAAGCAGATTTAGTTGTGATTAATAAAATCGATCTTGCTCCTTATGTTGGGGCAAATTTGGATTTGATTCGTCAGCAAGCACCACAACACCGCAAAGAAAAACCCATTGCCTATACTAACTGTAAGACCAAAGAAGGTTTAGAACAAGTTAAAAGTTTTATTTTGGAAACGGTTTTATTTTACGTAGAGGCGAATCGTTGTCTGCCTTCAAGCTAG
- the ureB gene encoding urease subunit beta, giving the protein MIPGEIITQPGTIELNVGRETLEVEVANTGDRPIQIGSHFHFFEVNSALQFNREATIGMRLDIPAGTAVRFEPGDEKTVTLVAIAGSREIYGFNGLVEGQV; this is encoded by the coding sequence ATGATTCCAGGTGAGATAATTACCCAACCAGGGACAATTGAATTAAATGTTGGTCGAGAAACTCTAGAAGTTGAAGTCGCTAATACAGGCGATCGCCCTATCCAGATCGGTTCACATTTTCATTTTTTTGAAGTTAATTCGGCACTACAGTTTAACCGTGAGGCTACCATAGGGATGCGCCTAGATATTCCCGCAGGTACAGCCGTTAGATTTGAGCCAGGAGACGAGAAGACAGTCACCTTAGTGGCGATCGCCGGAAGCAGAGAAATTTACGGTTTTAATGGTCTTGTCGAAGGGCAAGTATGA
- the ureA gene encoding urease subunit gamma yields the protein MQLSPQERDKLTIFTVGLLAERRKNKGLKLNYPEAVAYISAAILEGAREGRSVAELMSYGTTILSRNEVIEGIAEMIHEVQVEATFPDGTKLVTVHNPIQ from the coding sequence ATGCAGCTATCACCCCAAGAACGAGATAAGTTAACTATTTTCACTGTAGGATTACTTGCTGAACGGCGTAAAAATAAAGGTCTAAAGTTAAATTATCCTGAAGCAGTAGCCTACATTTCTGCTGCTATTTTAGAGGGTGCAAGAGAAGGAAGATCTGTTGCCGAATTAATGAGTTATGGAACGACAATACTCAGTCGAAATGAGGTAATCGAAGGTATTGCCGAAATGATTCACGAAGTACAGGTAGAGGCTACTTTTCCTGACGGTACAAAACTAGTCACGGTACATAACCCAATTCAGTAA
- a CDS encoding DUF6391 domain-containing protein produces the protein MNDAIYANAELDFPYFYPNQDAELLKQFGFIPGLKEFLLIRQVHALEHATVWMLSDTINLTKRTKLSTSYLSADNETIGGLSTEKGFYLYGEIDPLKLRKAVNLALTRLQQGEWNLALHPRCGTNSSVAAILTAGMAMTAHFTLPRSPLHQIMGVGLAAVAANYLAPDLGIYVQKYITTAIPFNLKLQKITKITDKSENLGYFVSLNWITNSN, from the coding sequence ATGAACGATGCCATTTACGCCAACGCCGAACTTGATTTTCCTTATTTTTATCCCAACCAGGACGCCGAATTATTAAAACAGTTTGGCTTTATTCCTGGCTTAAAAGAGTTTTTGCTCATCCGTCAGGTACACGCCTTAGAACATGCTACTGTCTGGATGTTAAGCGATACAATTAATTTGACTAAAAGAACCAAGTTATCGACTAGCTATTTATCCGCAGATAACGAAACTATCGGCGGACTGTCCACAGAAAAAGGATTCTATCTTTACGGAGAGATTGACCCGCTTAAACTAAGAAAAGCAGTTAATTTAGCTTTAACTCGTTTACAACAAGGAGAGTGGAATTTAGCACTCCATCCTCGCTGTGGCACAAATTCATCTGTAGCAGCAATACTTACCGCAGGAATGGCGATGACAGCGCATTTTACCCTACCGCGATCGCCCCTACACCAAATTATGGGCGTGGGATTAGCTGCTGTTGCTGCCAACTATCTTGCCCCCGATCTTGGCATCTACGTCCAGAAATACATTACTACGGCAATTCCTTTTAATCTTAAACTGCAAAAAATTACTAAAATAACTGATAAATCAGAAAACTTAGGCTATTTCGTCAGTCTAAACTGGATAACAAACAGTAATTAG
- the chlG gene encoding chlorophyll synthase ChlG → MSDITTNPDNLDKPENSGNSKTRQLLGMKGAASGETSLWKIRLQLMKPITWIPLIWGVICGAASSGNYTWTLGNVLLAAACMLLSGPLMTGYTQTVNELYDREIDAINEPYRPIPSGAISLPQVKIQIFVLLIAGLALAYTLDVAVGHDFPTILCIALGGAFVAYIYSAPPLKLKQNGWLGTYALGSSYIALPWWTGHALFGDLNWTIAILTLIYSCAGLGIAIVNDFKSVEGDRALGLKSLPVMFGVTTAAWICVIAIDVFQIGISGYLVAIHENLYATIVFLLVLPQIVFQDMYFLRDPLENDVKYQASAQPFLVFGMLFTGIALGHAGI, encoded by the coding sequence ATGTCTGATATCACAACTAATCCAGATAATTTAGATAAACCAGAAAACTCAGGCAATTCTAAAACCCGTCAACTACTGGGGATGAAGGGTGCAGCATCGGGAGAAACTTCTCTCTGGAAAATACGATTGCAGTTAATGAAGCCGATTACCTGGATTCCGCTGATTTGGGGTGTAATTTGTGGTGCAGCTTCTTCAGGCAACTATACCTGGACGTTGGGAAATGTCTTACTAGCAGCAGCCTGTATGTTGCTTTCAGGCCCTTTAATGACTGGTTATACTCAAACCGTCAACGAACTGTACGATCGCGAAATTGACGCGATTAACGAACCCTACCGTCCGATACCTTCTGGGGCAATTTCTCTACCACAGGTCAAGATCCAGATTTTTGTTTTGCTGATTGCAGGGTTGGCATTGGCTTATACTTTGGACGTAGCAGTGGGTCATGATTTCCCGACTATTTTGTGTATTGCGTTAGGGGGTGCTTTTGTAGCATATATTTACTCTGCACCGCCGTTAAAACTAAAGCAAAATGGTTGGTTGGGTACTTATGCTTTGGGTTCTAGTTACATCGCCTTACCTTGGTGGACTGGTCATGCTTTGTTTGGCGACTTGAACTGGACGATCGCCATTTTAACCTTAATCTATAGCTGTGCTGGGTTAGGAATTGCTATTGTTAACGACTTTAAAAGTGTAGAAGGCGATCGCGCTTTGGGTTTAAAATCCCTCCCTGTAATGTTTGGCGTGACTACTGCTGCTTGGATTTGTGTTATTGCGATCGATGTTTTCCAAATTGGAATCAGCGGTTATTTAGTAGCAATTCATGAGAATCTCTACGCTACTATTGTTTTTCTGTTAGTTCTTCCTCAAATTGTGTTTCAGGATATGTATTTTCTCCGCGATCCTTTGGAAAACGATGTGAAGTATCAAGCCAGCGCACAGCCGTTTTTAGTATTCGGAATGCTCTTTACAGGTATTGCTTTGGGACACGCAGGAATTTGA